One Verrucomicrobiota bacterium genomic window, CGAGCCGCGTTGCCGCAAGCGAAGGCCCAAAAACTACACCTTCATGACCAAGCCCCGTGCCAGCTATCACGCCAAGTATCACCACAACTCAAATCACGATCTCGCCGCTTAATCCCGCGCCATTCAGCCCAGCCATTAAATCTTCACATTTTTCATCCTCACTACCAAATTCCGCAGCTTCCTATCCTCCTCCAATTGTTCAGGCACGCCCCGCACCGCCATACTCACTCTCGTCTTGGCCCCCCGGAAACTAGAGTAACAAGCTTTCTCCGGTGGGCCGCGACGTCCCCGGCGCGGTGGGGGGAGTCTTCTTGTTCAGAGTGCAGCGTTACCCAAGTGATCGATAGCCGGAAAGGACTTGGGTGGGGGAGTGGTTTGCCAATCGGCTCATCGCTCCCGCCGCGCCGGGGACGTCGCGGCCCACCAATACTGGGCTGTTTCTAGCGGCTGGAAGTCTTTGCGATCAGGCAGTCAGTATGGGAACTTCGGCGCCGTCCGGGAATACCAAGCTGCCGGATAAATTGGCAGAACATCCGCGTGAACTTCGGGTCGGACCAAGGCAAGACGAGAGCGCGAGGCCGACACTACCACGCCGCAGCCGAGGGACACTGGATTGATCTTCCTAGCTCTTGAAACCTGAAACCCGGTCTCTGATCCCTCCATGGTTTCAAAAAGGTGGGATGCGCTGCTCCGGCTTCGTTTTCTTAGCCAACGGTGTCTACGGGCGGCTTGGGACTAGGCTTCGGCCAGGATTTCCACGAGGGTTCCCTCTTCGACTGCTTGGAACACTTCGAGGATGTCGTGGTTGGTGAGTCGCAGGCAACCGTGGCTGACGGGTTGACCGATCGTTTCTTCCTGGTGGGTGCCATGGAGGTAGATGTAGCGCTCGCGCGTGTTGGCGTTTTCCGGATCGAGGCCTTTCAGCCAGAGGATGCGCGTCAGGATGTGGTCTTCGCCCGTGGGCTGGCCGGTGGTGGGGTCCCAGAGGCCGGTGGGGCGGCGGTTTTTGAAGATGGTGTAAGGTGGCTCCCCGGCGCCGATTTTTTCGCATATGAGGAAACGCCCGGTCGGGGTCTGGAAGGAGCCTTCCTTGAAACCGATCCCTTTGGCCGCCGAGGAAAGGGGCCAGGTGCGGGCGACGGCGCCCTCCTCGTCGATGAGGGAGAGGGTTTGCTGGGAGAGTATGGCCCGGAGGTGCATGGCTTCTCAACATTCGGCTGGTGGGGGCGGCGGAAGGGGCGGGTCGTCTTTTACGAACTCGGTCCGAATTCTTTCTGGGGCGAGCCGCTACCAGGCGCAGAGTTTTTCGACGTAGGCGGCGGAGCCGTCGCGCAGCCAGCCGTCGAGTTGGGCTTGTTCTTTGAGCTGTTGCCCGCGCTCCCGAGGGACGAGAAAGAAGCTGCAGTCCAATTCGCGGAGTTGGGTCATATCACTCCAGAGTTTTTCAAATTGGGAGACCGGGTAGATGTCTTCCTGGCCGCTCCCCCAACGTTTTTTCACGTCTTTGAGGGTGAGGTAGGTGGGCATGCGTTGGGCCAGGGCCCGGATGTTTTTTTG contains:
- a CDS encoding L,D-transpeptidase encodes the protein MHLRAILSQQTLSLIDEEGAVARTWPLSSAAKGIGFKEGSFQTPTGRFLICEKIGAGEPPYTIFKNRRPTGLWDPTTGQPTGEDHILTRILWLKGLDPENANTRERYIYLHGTHQEETIGQPVSHGCLRLTNHDILEVFQAVEEGTLVEILAEA